Part of the Chloroflexota bacterium genome is shown below.
CTTGCCCCTGCTCTTCCGCATCTGATCCAGGTCCGCTTCGGTCAAACCGGCGAATACCTCGCGGGTCTCGACGCCCACCTCATCCAGGCGGCGCAGCAGGCTATCCGGTCCATCCACCTGGCTCGTGAACTCGGCCGGCCGGTCCCGGGTGGCCGCCTGGCCACCGACCACCTCGGCAATCCAGAAGTGCTCGGCCCCCGCCACATGCGCTGCCAGCACCGCCAGCGAGTTCATGGCGTGATCCTCCGCGCCGGGCAACGGCCGCCAGTTCAACGCTTCCGCGGGCAGGCCGGCGATCAGGTCGCGCACCTGGCCCCGCAGGTCCTCGATCATGTGCAGGTAGTGTTCAAATTCAGGATTCATGACACAATCTACCGGCCGCCGACCACAGACCACAGACCGCAGCCCCGCACGATGCCGTCGGTGCAGGTGCCGGTGAAGACCATGGGCAGGTAAGCGCCGGCCAGTCCCATCAACATGCAGCCGATGACGGCGGTGCTGTATCGAGCGCTCGAAGTTGACATTTCCGCTTTATGAACGACAAGTTCCATGCGATTCGCTTCCAAAGCCACCTAACGTGTTATTCACCCGCTCGGCGTTTTTAACCCGAACCATCCTTTGCTCGGAACCGAATGATGAAAAATCGCGCCGATTCCCCCGAGGCGAAGCCGAGTCGGGTGCAATTTGGGTTAGGTGTTTTTTGTTGCTCAAGAGCCTCTGTTTTCTTGATAATTTACGCACACGCAAACTACTGACCCAGTAAGGTGTTTAGTTTCAGTAAAACTTCATCAACCGTTACTGTTGGTAACGTACAAACGAACTCGGCTTTTCTTGTTTTCCAATCAAGGTTTTTTACTTGGTCAGACAAAATTGCGCCAGTAATTTTCAACCCATTGGGTATTACCACCTCAAACGGGTAACCTTTGACTTTGCTCGTAATAGGGCAAAGAATTGCTAACCCAACTTTGCCGTTATAGGCCACGGGCGATAAAACTAATGCTGGGCGTCTTCCTGCTTGCTCATGCCCAGCTTGCGGATTGAATGTGAGCCAAATGATATCTCCACGTTTCGGTTTATATGCCATAGCTTCACCAAGCCTCATTGCCCACGGCGTCGCCAGTGTTCATTTCTTGGTGAATGTTATCGCTGGTTACACCAGACAATAATTGTTCCAGTGACCAATGGCGTGGGGAAATTGGCTTGATAACAATCCGACCCTCAATGAGCGAAACTTCTACAACTGAATTATTTTCTAATTGGGCATCTAGTGCAAATGCTTTGGGAATTCTCAAAGCTAGGCTGTTGCCCCATTTCTGAACTTTTGTGCGCATAAGATATTGCTCCTTTCGTGTCTACAATAAAGATACACCACTTTGCTCATTTAAGCAAGCACTATAATTGGCCCCGAAAACTGGACCACGTGCTAAGGTGTGAAAACCGAGTACAATCAGCACGTGGAGGTGCCAATCTCATGTCCAAGAAACGTCGACAGCACAGCGCCGAGTTCAAGTTCCAGGTGGCGCTAGAGGCTGCGAAGGGAACAGCGACTGTTAGCGAG
Proteins encoded:
- a CDS encoding DinB family protein, whose product is MVCGRRPVDCVMNPEFEHYLHMIEDLRGQVRDLIAGLPAEALNWRPLPGAEDHAMNSLAVLAAHVAGAEHFWIAEVVGGQAATRDRPAEFTSQVDGPDSLLRRLDEVGVETREVFAGLTEADLDQMRKSRGKPVTVRWGILHVIDHTALHLGHMQITYQLWIGGASKPSPRWYERVP
- the mazF gene encoding endoribonuclease MazF — protein: MAYKPKRGDIIWLTFNPQAGHEQAGRRPALVLSPVAYNGKVGLAILCPITSKVKGYPFEVVIPNGLKITGAILSDQVKNLDWKTRKAEFVCTLPTVTVDEVLLKLNTLLGQ
- a CDS encoding AbrB/MazE/SpoVT family DNA-binding domain-containing protein — encoded protein: MRTKVQKWGNSLALRIPKAFALDAQLENNSVVEVSLIEGRIVIKPISPRHWSLEQLLSGVTSDNIHQEMNTGDAVGNEAW